A window of Bacteroidota bacterium contains these coding sequences:
- a CDS encoding electron transfer flavoprotein subunit alpha/FixB family protein codes for MSKKILAVIEQRDGKIKKSGLEAASKASMLAATFGCEVLAVIPAASVENSQLLSQYGIQKAVILSDPAFDKYSPSGYTKSIIDFAKGCGADTLIFANTAMGKDLAPRVAAGLNAAIISDVTSLEFEGGELIAVRPVFAGKALQKVKSAAEVKVFTLRPNVFPLVDSPVQTVFETVTLSGSDLSTTVTEIKKSEGKLDVAEANIIVSGGRGLKESGNFHMVEELAEVLGAAVGASRAVVDAGWRPHGEQVGQTGKTVTPSLYIACGISGAIQHLAGMASSKYIVAINKDKDAPIFTIADYGIVGDVFEVLPALKDELKKVIAN; via the coding sequence ATGTCAAAAAAGATTTTAGCAGTTATAGAACAGAGAGATGGAAAAATAAAGAAATCCGGGTTGGAAGCAGCTTCAAAAGCTTCAATGCTGGCTGCAACATTCGGATGCGAAGTCCTGGCAGTAATCCCCGCGGCTTCTGTTGAAAACTCGCAATTACTGTCACAATATGGGATCCAAAAAGCCGTCATCCTTTCTGATCCGGCTTTTGATAAATATTCACCGTCGGGATACACCAAATCGATCATCGATTTTGCTAAAGGATGTGGTGCCGATACTCTTATTTTCGCGAACACCGCTATGGGAAAAGATCTTGCACCAAGGGTTGCCGCAGGTTTGAATGCCGCAATTATTTCAGATGTCACCTCACTCGAATTTGAGGGTGGTGAACTGATTGCTGTCAGACCTGTATTTGCAGGAAAGGCTTTGCAAAAAGTAAAATCTGCTGCCGAAGTCAAGGTTTTTACACTCCGTCCTAATGTATTTCCGCTTGTTGATTCACCTGTTCAGACAGTTTTTGAGACTGTTACTCTTTCCGGGTCTGATCTCTCAACCACCGTCACAGAAATCAAAAAATCGGAAGGCAAACTTGATGTAGCAGAAGCAAATATCATCGTTTCGGGTGGAAGAGGTCTGAAAGAATCAGGTAATTTCCACATGGTGGAGGAACTTGCAGAAGTTCTGGGCGCGGCTGTAGGTGCCTCAAGAGCAGTTGTTGATGCCGGATGGAGACCTCACGGTGAACAGGTGGGACAAACAGGTAAAACTGTGACTCCTTCACTTTACATTGCGTGTGGAATTTCAGGCGCCATTCAACATCTTGCAGGCATGGCTTCCTCAAAATACATCGTCGCCATCAACAAAGACAAAGATGCACCAATCTTTACTATTGCGGACTATGGTATAGTCGGTGATGTGTTTGAAGTGCTGCCGGCATTAAAAGACGAGTTAAAGAAAGTGATTGCAAATTGA
- a CDS encoding electron transfer flavoprotein subunit beta/FixA family protein has protein sequence MKIAVCVSNVPDTATKIKIAAGGKEIDKTGVSFIVNPYDEFAIEEAVKTKEKFGGETVVISVGDDSNKAIMTKALAMGIDSGLLLKTQDTLDSNGVATLLAEEIKASGYDIVFMGKQSVDYDTSMVGQLTAAKAGLNCITVCVSLNIENGSVTAEREIEGGREVVKSSLPVVITAQKGLNDPRYPNLKGIMDAKRKKLEERPVTAPAPLVEVVEMFLPNPKAPGRILGTDSSAVPELVRLLREEAKVI, from the coding sequence ATGAAAATAGCTGTTTGCGTCAGCAATGTACCCGATACAGCTACCAAAATAAAGATTGCTGCCGGCGGTAAAGAGATCGATAAAACCGGTGTATCTTTTATTGTTAATCCCTACGACGAGTTCGCCATTGAAGAGGCAGTTAAAACCAAAGAGAAATTTGGTGGTGAAACTGTTGTAATCAGTGTTGGTGACGACTCAAACAAGGCGATTATGACAAAAGCATTAGCCATGGGAATTGATTCCGGCCTGCTTTTAAAAACACAGGATACACTCGACTCTAACGGTGTGGCAACACTTCTTGCAGAGGAGATTAAAGCGAGCGGATACGATATTGTATTCATGGGCAAACAGTCTGTAGATTATGATACTTCAATGGTGGGACAACTCACCGCTGCGAAAGCGGGCTTGAATTGTATAACTGTATGCGTTTCATTGAATATTGAAAATGGCTCTGTTACTGCTGAAAGAGAGATAGAAGGCGGAAGAGAAGTAGTAAAATCGTCTCTTCCTGTCGTGATAACTGCTCAAAAAGGGCTGAATGATCCAAGATATCCGAATCTCAAGGGAATTATGGATGCAAAAAGGAAAAAACTCGAGGAGAGACCTGTCACCGCACCTGCCCCGTTGGTGGAAGTGGTCGAAATGTTCCTTCCCAATCCAAAAGCACCCGGGAGAATTCTTGGAACCGATTCATCAGCAGTACCCGAACTGGTACGCCTTTTAAGAGAAGAAGCAAAAGTTATCTAA
- a CDS encoding ATP-dependent Clp protease adaptor ClpS, whose product MTQFERILTIFGGNPGTEGQEVQSPEISEDIDSGSSSKYAARVILYNDDFHSFEEVIGQLIKALNCSSARAVYLTMKAHSEGKAVVFKGEYLKCIKVSSVLEEIALRTEIVY is encoded by the coding sequence ATGACCCAATTTGAAAGAATCTTGACCATTTTTGGAGGAAATCCAGGAACCGAAGGTCAGGAAGTTCAGTCACCTGAGATATCTGAGGACATCGACTCGGGCTCTTCCTCGAAATATGCTGCGAGGGTCATTTTATATAATGATGACTTCCATTCATTCGAGGAAGTAATAGGACAACTGATAAAAGCCCTGAATTGTTCCTCTGCGAGGGCAGTTTATTTGACAATGAAGGCTCACAGCGAAGGGAAGGCGGTTGTTTTCAAGGGAGAGTATTTAAAATGTATAAAAGTTTCATCAGTTTTGGAAGAAATTGCACTGAGGACAGAAATTGTATACTAG